Part of the Mycolicibacterium mageritense genome is shown below.
ATGCACTCCTGACTCCCGCTACGGCAGGATCGAGTCGACGTAACCGCCGTCGACCCGCAGCGCACCACCGGTGGTCGCCGAGGCCAACGGCGACGCGAGATATGCCACCATGTTCGCGATCTCTTCAGGCTCGATCAGGCGCTGGATCAGCGACTGCGGCCGGTACTTGATCATGAACTCGCGCTGCGCCTCGTCCCACGGCAGCGACTTGTCCACGAGCTGATAGACGAAATCCTCGACGCCTGCGGTGTGCGTCGGCCCCGCGATCACCGAGTTCACAGTCACGCCGGTACCCGCGGCCTCCTTGGCGAACCCGCGCGACACCGCCAGCAGCGCGGTCTTGGACACGCCGTAGTGGATCATCTCCGCAGGGATCACGATCGCCGAGTCGCTCGCGATCTGGATCGCCCGGCCCCAGCCACGCTCGGTCATGCCCGGCAGGTAGCTGCGGATAAGCCGAACCGCCGCAAGGACATTCACGTCGAAGTAGGCCCGCCACTGCTCATCGGTGATCTCCATCGGGGGCACCGCGCCGAAGATCCCGAGATTGTTGACCAGCACATCCACGGCAGGCAGTTGCCGCAGGAGATCGGCCGTGCCCTCCTCCGTCGCGACATCAGCCGCCACGCCGATCACGTCGAAGTCCCCCAGCTTGGCGACGGCCTCGTCGACGCGCGCGGCCGTGCGGCCGTTGACGGCGACCCGCGCGCCGCTACGGGCCAGTTGTTCGGCGATGGCCAGGCCGATGCCCTGGGTCGAGCCCGTGACGAGTGCGGTCTTTCCAGTCAGGTCGATGTTCACGAGCCAGTACTACCACCGATCAGCCCGAACTATTCCGCGTCGGCTCTCACCGTTCTCGGCGAGCAGACACTCGCGTACCCCGTAACGCCGTTACCCGGGTACCTACGCGACTGCTCGCCGGAGCGCGGCATGCGGATTACTCCACTTACTCCACTTCGATGTCGCGCAGCTCGCGCTTGAGGATCTTGCCGGTCGGGTTCCGCGGCAGCTCGTCGAGGAAGATGACCTCGCGCGGCACCTTGTACCGCGCGAGATGGTCTTTCACGTACTTCTTGATGTCGTCCTCGTCGACGCTGGCGCCCTCGGCCTTGACCACGAAGGCCCGCAGCCGCGCGCCCCACTCTTTGTCCTCGACGCCCAGTGCGGTCGCCTCGATCACCTCGGGATGTCCGCTGATGAGATCTTCGACCTCCGCGGGGAACACGTTCTCACCGCCCGAGACGATCATCTCGTCGTCACGGCCACTGACGTAGAGCAGGCCGTGCTCATCGAAGTAGCCGACGTCGCCCGACGACAACAACCCGTCGATGATCTGCTTGCCGCCCCCGCCCGTGTAGCCCTCGAACGGGAACGTGTTGCCGACGAAGATGCGGCCGACCTCCCCCTGCGGCACCTCGTTGCCGTTGTCGTCGATGATCTTGACCCGCACGCCCTTGACCACGGGCCCGACCGTCGCGGGATTGATCGACAGATCCTTGGGCCGGGCGATGGTGGCGAACGCGATCTCGGTCGAGCCGTACAGGTTGTAGATCACCGGACCCAGATCCTTGAGCGCCCGCGTGGCAAGCTCGGCGCCCAGCTGCGAGCCCGAAACGAACACGATCCGCAGCGACGACAGGTTGGGCTTGGGCACGGTCTGGTCGAGCGTGTCCAGGATCCGCGACAGCATGACCGGCACCACCACCATGGCGGTCACCTTGTGCTTCTCGATGTCCTCGAGCACCGTCGCCGGCTTGAACCGCCGGCGCAGCACCAGTGTGCTGCCCAGCATCATGGCAATCGTGCCGTGCAGGAATCCCAGCGCGTGGAACATCGGCGCGGGCAACGAGGTCACCTCGCGGGCCCGGAACGGCACATGCGACAGCACGCCACCGATCGGCGCCAGCGAGGGCGGGGTGCCGCGGTTGGCGCCCTTCGGCGTGCCCGTGGTGCCGCTGGTCAAGATGATGATCGACGAGTGCTTGGTGGCCTTGGGCGCGGGCTGGCCGCTGCTGCGCGCGATGAGGTCTGCGAGGGTTTCGTCGGTGCTGCCCGACGGTTCGTCCTTGTCAGGGTTCTTGCCGAGCGCGCGTAGCTTGCCGAGCTCGGGTTCGGCCTGCGACACGGCCGCGGCATATTCGTCGTCGTAGATGATCACCTTCGCGCCTTCGCGCTCGGCGACCTCCTTGATCTGCGGCCCGGAGAACTCGCTGTTGAGCAAGATGATGCGGGCGCCCGCGCGGGCCGCGCCGTACACCGACACCAGGAACCAGCGGTGGTTGCGGGCCAGGATCGCGACGCCGTCGCCGCCCCTCACGCCCAGCGCCAGCAGACCGTTGGCGGTCGCGTGTGCCGCGGCGTCGAGTTCGCCGAACGTCATCTCGCCGTCGTCGTCGATCACGGCCGTGCGGTTGGGGTGCCGCCGGGCGTTGAGCGCCGGGATCATCCCGAGCTCACCCCACCGTCTGATGTCGGCGAGCATGGCCGCCATGTGCTGCGGCGATTCCAGCTTGAGCGCGCCCGCTTCGAACATCTTGCGGGCGTAGTGCAATTCCGCGGCGCCGCGATCGAGGTATTGCTGAGCTTTCGCAGCTACTTGCGCCGGCAGATCGGGCAAATCGGACAGACTTGGCATGACGCCACAATATGTGACCCGGGTCGCAGCCGGGGGTAGTAACTACCGGCTCGTTAGGATGAGGTGATGGCCGGTGCACTGTCGCTGGAGTTGGACGGCCAGGAAGTGTCGGTCACCAACCCTGACAAGGTGATCTTCCCGGATGCCGGGGTCACCAAGCTCGATTTGGTGCGTTACTACGAAGCCGTCGCCGGCGGTGCGTTGCGTGGCGTCGCCGACCGTCCGATGATCCTCAAACGGTTCGTCAAGGGCATCTCGACCGAGGCCATCTTCCAGAAGCGCGCGCCGGAGAAGAGGCCGGATTACATCGCCGTCGCCGAACTCAAGTACCGGTCCGGCACGTCGGCGAAGGAAGCGGTCCTGACGACCGTCGCCGGGCTGGCATGGGCCGTGAACCTCGGGTGCGTCGACCTCAACCCTCACCCGGTACGGGCCGACGATCTCGATCATCCCGACGAGCTGCGCGTCGACCTCGATCCGATGCCGGGCGTCGACTGGCAACAGATCGTCGCGGTCGCGCAGGTGGCCCGCGAGGTGCTCACCGACCATGGCCTGACCGCGTGGCCCAAGACATCCGGTTCGCGCGGCTTCCACATCTACGCGCGGATCCACCGGCAGTGGCCGTTCCAGAAGGTCCGGTTGGCGGCCCAGACCGTCGCCCGGGAGGTGGAACGCCGCGCACCGGACCTGGCCACGGCGCACTGGTGGAAGGAGGAGCGCGAGGGCGTGTTCGTCGACTTCAACCAGAACGCCAAGGACCGCACGGTCGCGTCGGCCTACTCGGTGCGCGCGACGCCGGATGCCAGGGTGTCCACCCCGTTGCGTTGGGACGAGGTGCCGGGCTGCCGGCCGGAAGCGTTCACCATCGCCACGGTGCCCGCCCGGTTCGCCGAGCTGGGCGATCCGTGGGAGGGCATGGACGACGCCGCGGGCAGCCTCGACGAATTACTGGCGCTGGCAGACACGTTGGGCCCGGCCGAGAAAGCGCCCAAGGGGGCGTCACGCGACGGCCGCAGGCAGTCGACCATGCCACTGATCGAGATCGCCCGGACCAAGACCAAGGACGAGGCCATGGCCGCGCTCGACGTCTGGCGGGAACGTCATCCCGCGGTCGCCGAACGCCTTGAGCCCGTGGATGTTCTGGTCGACGGCATGCGCGGCCCGAGTTCGATCTGGTACCGCATCAGGATCAACCTGCAGCACGTGCCCGAAGCCGACCGGCCACCTCAGGAACAGTTGATCGCCGACTACAGCCCATGGGAGAACTACTCCGGCGCGCAGTGGCGGCGGGGCTGACCTACGGCTCGAACGGACCCGGCAGTGGGCCGAAAATGCCGTTCCCCCGGCGTATTTCGCAGATCTTCCAGCCGTCCCGATCCTCGACGGTGAACGAGATCTCCAGATCGGTGGCATTGGTGTAGTGCCCGGTGACGGTACGTTTGACACCCGGCGACTCGGGATCGACGGACAGCACGTCGGGGCCCGCCTGATACAGGCTCGCAAACTCCTGCCGGACCTCGACGTCCGAGCGCGGTTGCATCATGGCGGCCAACGCGCCGCAGGTGCCCGAGCGCAGCGCGCTGACATCGCCGGCTTTCGCGGCCGCGATATGCCGTTGCACTGCGTGCTCCGGGGAATCCTCCGACGAACCGCTGGGGCCGCAGGCCACCAGCACGCCCGCCATCGCGATCAGCGCCGACCAGTGACTTCGCCCGATGAGCATGAACCACGGTAACCGTCGACGAGCTCGACGAACCCTTGGATGTGCGCACGGGCCAGGTCCGCTGCCTTGGTGCCGTGGCCACGTGCCAACGCCGCGACGATCCCGCGGTGCTCGCAGCGCAGGTTCGACGCGACGGCCGCCCAGTCGTCGAGCTGGGGCACTCCCGCCAGGACGTAGCCCTGGATGGGACCGCGCAGCGCCGCCATCATCGCCTCGACCACCACGTTGCCGGCCAGCGCCACCAACGCCACGTGAAAG
Proteins encoded:
- a CDS encoding SDR family NAD(P)-dependent oxidoreductase, which encodes MNIDLTGKTALVTGSTQGIGLAIAEQLARSGARVAVNGRTAARVDEAVAKLGDFDVIGVAADVATEEGTADLLRQLPAVDVLVNNLGIFGAVPPMEITDEQWRAYFDVNVLAAVRLIRSYLPGMTERGWGRAIQIASDSAIVIPAEMIHYGVSKTALLAVSRGFAKEAAGTGVTVNSVIAGPTHTAGVEDFVYQLVDKSLPWDEAQREFMIKYRPQSLIQRLIEPEEIANMVAYLASPLASATTGGALRVDGGYVDSILP
- the fadD2 gene encoding long-chain-fatty-acid--CoA ligase FadD2 encodes the protein MPSLSDLPDLPAQVAAKAQQYLDRGAAELHYARKMFEAGALKLESPQHMAAMLADIRRWGELGMIPALNARRHPNRTAVIDDDGEMTFGELDAAAHATANGLLALGVRGGDGVAILARNHRWFLVSVYGAARAGARIILLNSEFSGPQIKEVAEREGAKVIIYDDEYAAAVSQAEPELGKLRALGKNPDKDEPSGSTDETLADLIARSSGQPAPKATKHSSIIILTSGTTGTPKGANRGTPPSLAPIGGVLSHVPFRAREVTSLPAPMFHALGFLHGTIAMMLGSTLVLRRRFKPATVLEDIEKHKVTAMVVVPVMLSRILDTLDQTVPKPNLSSLRIVFVSGSQLGAELATRALKDLGPVIYNLYGSTEIAFATIARPKDLSINPATVGPVVKGVRVKIIDDNGNEVPQGEVGRIFVGNTFPFEGYTGGGGKQIIDGLLSSGDVGYFDEHGLLYVSGRDDEMIVSGGENVFPAEVEDLISGHPEVIEATALGVEDKEWGARLRAFVVKAEGASVDEDDIKKYVKDHLARYKVPREVIFLDELPRNPTGKILKRELRDIEVE
- the ligD gene encoding non-homologous end-joining DNA ligase, which produces MAGALSLELDGQEVSVTNPDKVIFPDAGVTKLDLVRYYEAVAGGALRGVADRPMILKRFVKGISTEAIFQKRAPEKRPDYIAVAELKYRSGTSAKEAVLTTVAGLAWAVNLGCVDLNPHPVRADDLDHPDELRVDLDPMPGVDWQQIVAVAQVAREVLTDHGLTAWPKTSGSRGFHIYARIHRQWPFQKVRLAAQTVAREVERRAPDLATAHWWKEEREGVFVDFNQNAKDRTVASAYSVRATPDARVSTPLRWDEVPGCRPEAFTIATVPARFAELGDPWEGMDDAAGSLDELLALADTLGPAEKAPKGASRDGRRQSTMPLIEIARTKTKDEAMAALDVWRERHPAVAERLEPVDVLVDGMRGPSSIWYRIRINLQHVPEADRPPQEQLIADYSPWENYSGAQWRRG
- a CDS encoding Rv0361 family membrane protein — protein: MLIGRSHWSALIAMAGVLVACGPSGSSEDSPEHAVQRHIAAAKAGDVSALRSGTCGALAAMMQPRSDVEVRQEFASLYQAGPDVLSVDPESPGVKRTVTGHYTNATDLEISFTVEDRDGWKICEIRRGNGIFGPLPGPFEP